A single Drosophila miranda strain MSH22 chromosome XR, D.miranda_PacBio2.1, whole genome shotgun sequence DNA region contains:
- the LOC108152393 gene encoding dnaJ homolog subfamily C member 22 has translation MGTKQTVSPKFGGTVKAKAKSTTSDSPPPSPTDKSLIKSKPNRRMSTNRESSTEANTLLAQKSVVVAYVLWLFGGIFGLHHLYLHRDRHAFIWACTLGGYMGIGWIGELFLIPEYVRDANEDPRFVKAFVAKLQAFQRPPYSSKRFVGQVMIGHLFGQLFAMAIPQTVVAGFDLSFLHWAIPIFVSQGIWLVGNIGREQGVWWHCLLAAYLAYPARYFIYDETYSLLLTGLVSALTFDGISKQWRRTPPRRGRPVERSLKLTGAILIYCTFWGSFVYFNGTIADEDGGEVPIHEALHNFLASAWWTDLKQALHDTYIYAQHHGWYETWKEVFESMDVDGERNSYKVLGVSATASQAEITAAYRRLSKEYHPDKVKDEALRDEAHQRFIEIQQAYNVLSKIKSNRRRKNKQFQEDDAIVL, from the coding sequence ATGGGAACCAAGCAGACTGTGTCGCCGAAGTTCGGTGGCACTGTAAAGGCAAAGGCCAAATCGACCACAAGCGACAGTCCCCCGCCCTCGCCCACGGACAAATCGCTCATCAAGAGCAAGCCAAATAGACGCATGTCGACGAACCGCGAATCTTCCACGGAGGCCAACACCCTGCTTGCCCAGAAGTCAGTGGTAGTTGCGTACGTTCTCTGGCTGTTTGGCGGTATCTTCGGTCTGCATCATCTCTACTTGCACCGCGATCGTCACGCCTTTATTTGGGCATGCACGCTGGGCGGCTACATGGGCATTGGCTGGATTGGTGAACTCTTCCTGATACCCGAATACGTGCGGGATGCCAACGAAGACCCGCGATTCGTCAAGGCGTTCGTGGCCAAGCTGCAGGCCTTTCAGCGGCCTCCGTACTCCTCCAAGCGCTTCGTGGGCCAGGTGATGATCGGTCATTTATTTGGTCAGCTGTTCGCGATGGCCATACCGCAGACAGTTGTAGCTGGTTTCGACCTATCCTTCCTGCACTGGGCCATTCCCATCTTCGTGTCCCAGGGAATCTGGCTGGTTGGGAACATTGGCCGCGAGCAGGGCGTTTGGTGGCACTGTCTCCTGGCCGCCTATTTGGCATACCCAGCGCGGTACTTCATCTACGACGAGACCTACTCACTGCTGCTGACGGGACTGGTGTCCGCCCTCACCTTTGACGGCATCTCAAAGCAATGGCGCCGAACTCCACCACGTCGGGGACGACCCGTGGAGCGATCCCTGAAGCTGACGGGAGCCATTTTGATCTACTGCACCTTTTGGGGCAGCTTCGTCTACTTCAACGGAACCATTGCGGACGAGGATGGTGGCGAGGTGCCAATACACGAGGCCCTTCACAACTTTCTCGCCTCCGCCTGGTGGACGGACCTTAAGCAGGCCCTGCACGACACCTACATCTACGCACAGCATCACGGCTGGTACGAGACCTGGAAGGAGGTATTTGAGAGCATGGATGTGGACGGCGAGCGGAACTCCTACAAAGTGCTGGGCGTTAGTGCCACTGCGTCGCAGGCCGAGATCACGGCGGCTTACCGCAGGTTGTCCAAGGAGTATCACCCTGATAAGGTCAAGGACGAGGCGCTGCGCGACGAGGCCCACCAGCGCTTCATCGAGATCCAGCAGGCCTATAACGTGCTCAGCAAGATCAAGTCAAACCGCCGGCGAAAGAACAAGCAGTTCCAGGAAGACGATGCAATTGTTCTCTAG
- the LOC108153048 gene encoding zinc finger C4H2 domain-containing protein, with amino-acid sequence MATSEISSSNERHYYAKLEAIKDIRDKTLALEKLKVRIIKEVKLSDDEEKCLEEYRKEMEHLLEEKMSHVEELRQIHADINDMENIIKQTKENQTRSFDMANRVYEEYLALKYQIDHMRRDYLGLSPLRDLHEEEGSPISKDRFQTNFLKVAAQSAAAAAAAAAASVTQPTSLARPHARHPLMPEATVTALPPSSSSGGGGSSSVSAGGGGGGPGHAFMPPAPPGAGSAGAAAAAAAAAVRLGKGDFSAPPPPPPPTNRLQQTPSIGIGHHPSFRSDFNVNLRQQPPPMKSCLSCHQQIHRNAPICPLCKAKSRSRNPKKPKKKNN; translated from the coding sequence ATGGCCACCAGCGAGATATCCAGCTCCAACGAGCGACACTACTATGCCAAGCTAGAGGCCATCAAGGACATACGGGACAAGACGCTGGCCCTCGAGAAACTTAAGGTGCGCATCATCAAGGAGGTAAAGCTGAGCGACGACGAGGAGAAGTGTTTGGAAGAATACCGCAAGGAAATGGAGCACCTGCTCGAGGAGAAAATGTCCCACGTAGAGGAACTGCGCCAGATCCACGCGGACATCAACGACATGGAGAACATCATCAAGCAGACAAAGGAGAACCAGACGCGCTCCTTCGACATGGCCAATCGCGTATACGAGGAGTACTTGGCACTCAAGTACCAAATCGATCACATGCGAAGGGACTACCTCGGCCTAAGTCCGCTGCGCGACCTGCACGAGGAGGAGGGCAGTCCCATATCGAAGGATCGTTTTCAGACAAACTTCCTCAAGGTGGCCGCCCAGTCAgcggctgccgctgcagccgcagcagcagcctcggTCACGCAGCCAACGTCCCTGGCTCGCCCACACGCTCGTCATCCCTTGATGCCCGAGGCCACGGTCACCGCCTTACCCCCCAGTTCATCGTCtggtggcggcggcagcagctcaGTCAGcgccggcggcggtggtggtggaCCAGGACACGCTTTTATGCCACCGGCCCCGCCTGGAGCAGGCAGCGCTGGGGCTGCCGCAGCTGCCGCCGCGGCCGCTGTGCGTCTAGGCAAAGGTGATTTCTCGGCCCCGCCGCCTCCACCTCCGCCAACAAATCGCCTTCAACAAACACCGTCGATTGGAATCGGCCACCATCCGTCGTTCCGTTCGGACTTCAACGTGAATCTCCGCCAGCAGCCACCACCGATGAAGTCGTGCCTGTCGTGCCATCAGCAAATCCATCGAAATGCCCCCATCTGCCCGCTCTGCAAGGCCAAGTCGCGCTCACGGAATCCCAAGAAGCCCAAGAAAAAGAACAACTAG
- the LOC108153049 gene encoding uncharacterized protein LOC108153049 translates to MDKSTKPVRGTAGPDLHVGQQVGTNSGRRIQIKQAQLYKFSSLVFGPGDPELLYLEEFLAFPNANTNVTLPVTRKNIRAVNYDPITQQIDGIEGRSHSIRLSLVNGTKEPLGQIRTALRRYHTP, encoded by the exons ATGGATAAAAGCACAAAACCTGTGCGTGGAACCGCTGGCCCTGACTTGCATGTTGGTCAACAGGTCGGCACAAACAGCGGGCGAAGAATCCAAATAAAGCAGGCTCAGCTGTACAAATTTTCTTCCCTCGTTTTTGGACCGGGAGACCCTGAACTTCTGTATCTGGAGGAATTTCTGGCCTTCCCAAATGCGAATACGAATGTGACGCTGCCAGTGACCCGAAAGAATATCCGTGCCGTGAACTATGACCCGATCACTCAACAAATTGACGGG ATCGAAGGCAGAAGTCACAGCATCAGGCTTTCGCTGGTAAATGGCACAAAGGAGCCTCTTGGCCAAATCCGGACAGCCCTTCGACGTTATCATACCCCATAG
- the LOC108153050 gene encoding uncharacterized protein LOC108153050, with product MDLVPENSSSANKRTTAGGRVKWSAALESLLIDIWQEKIEDLRGPRKNSHVYMEMAESMKEAGLELGWGEIRKKLENMTKKYRIEKNKIGPSGGAPSGWQHHFWGATG from the exons ATGGATTTAGTGCCAGAAAACTCCTCCAGTG CAAACAAGAGAAcaacagcaggcggcagggTGAAATGGAGTGCCGCGCTTGAGAGCCTGCTGATTGACATATGGCAGGAGAAAATTGAAGATTTGCGCGGACCACGCAAAAATTCACATGTGTACATGGAGATGGCCGAGTCCATGAAGGAGGCTGGGCTTGAGCTTGGATGGGGCGAGATAAGGAAAAAGCTCGAGAACATGACCAAAAAATACAG GattgaaaaaaataaaattggaCCGAGCGGCGGTGCTCCATCTGGGTGGCAACATCATTTCTGGGGTGCTACCGGATAA